The Actinocorallia herbida DNA window GGTGCCGCGGCGACCCCCGGAAGCGGCGCCCACCGGGAAACTGAAGATCGCGCTCCGCACCCGCTGGAATGCCCGGGTCTCGGGCGGCACCCTCGACGACCAATCGGTCGTGTGCGCCAATGCCGGGGCGGAGGAGAAGTTCTGCGAGATTCCGATCACCGAGGGCCGGATCTACTATCTGCGCGCCGCGGTGGACGATCCCAAGGACGACCCTTATGGGAATCGCGGGCTGCCCTTCATGTCGATGAGTTTCCAGGGCTGTGACAGCGGGGCCGGGCATAATGTTGGGATTGTCTGTGTGGTCTACGGGGAGGCGACGGAGAAGTCCATCTGCGCGGTCACCAGCGACACCTTCGAGACCGGCCTCCTCGACAAGTGCGGCGAGACCGTCAAGGAGCCCGCATGAGGACCTGTGCCGTCCTCGCCGCGCTCCTGCTGACGGCGGCCTGCGGCACCTCGGACGGCGGCGACGTCCGCCTCGTCGTCTCGGCGAACCCCGGCGCCGCGGCCGGCGCCGCCGAGGTCCCGCTCACCGTCATCCTCTCGACGGCGTGGAGCGGCGGCATCGGGTCCGACATTCCGGGGCAGAAGTTCTGCCGAGACCTCCGCGAACGCGGCGGGAAGCCCGTCGAAGGCCAGGTCTCATGCCGCTTCACCGCCCCTCGCGGCACGGTCGTCAACCTGACGGCCACCGTACGGGACCGGCATCCGAGCCTTGTCGTCGACGGCTCCAACGAGCGGCTGACCCTGTGCGAGAACGGCTCCTTCTCGGCGGCGACCCGCACCGCGACGTGCACGATCACCCTCACCACCGGAACCGTGCTGTGCCTGGAGGACGGCATGGGCGAGCCCATCGCGTCGGGCTGGGTGCGCGGCGGCCACGCCCGGCTGCCCGCCACGGCCCCGCCGGGCTTCGTGTTCGGCCCCTACACCGCGCCCAGCCTCGAAGGCCTCCTCGGCTGACCCCATGACGCACTCCGACGCGCAGGACCCCGCGCCCGAGGAGCCCGGCGAACCCGACGCGAGAGGCAGGCTCGGCCGCCGGACGGCGGAGGCCGGCGCCGGGATCCGCCGCAGGGCCGCACCCGGGCTCGTGTTCGGGATGGCGGCGGGCGCCTTCGCCACGGTGCTCGCCCCCGCGGGGCTCGTCGTCACCGGGTTCCCCGACGCGCTCGTCACCGTGCTCGCCTCGGTCGGCGCGAACGTGCTCACCGAGGTCCTGATGAACGCCGTTCGGAAGCTCCGCCCGGACGCCACCAGGGAGGAGGCGGAGGCGGAGATCCAGCGGTCGCTCGACCAGGCGGTCGGCGACGAGACCCGGGCCGCGCTGCTGCTGCGCGAGCTCGCGGACGTTCCGCAGCAGATGCACCTCGTGCGCACGCACCTCGAGGAGGTCGTCTCCGAGCGGTTCAGCGAGAACTCCGCCTCTCTGCCGGTCGCCTTCCAGGACCTCAAGGACACCCTCGAGGAGATCCACGCCCTCGTGCTCGCCGACCGGGCGCCCGCACGGCACGGGGAGTCCGCCGCTCCCGCAAGGTGGACCGCCGAGCCGCCCTACCGCGGCCTGGCGATGTTCCACGAGGGCCACGCCCCGCTGTTCTTCGGGCGCGCCGCGCAGACCGCGGCGCTCGTCCGCAAACTGCGCGGCAGGCTCGGCGGTCCCGGCATCCTCGCCGTCACCGGCGCGTCCGGCGTGGGCAAGTCGTCGTTCCTGCGCGCCGGGCTGCTGCACGCGCTGGCCGACCCGGGCGCGGTTCCCGGGAGGGAGCGCGAGGACGCCGCGGAGGTCGGCGCCGCGGAGATGGCCGCCTGGCCGAGCGTCGTCATGACGCCGGGGGAGTCGCCCCTCCGGGCACTCGCCCAGGCGCTGGCGGGCGCCGCCGCGGGCAACGCCGTCGGCTTCGCCGAGGAGCTGGCCGCCGATCCCGCGCACGCGAGGCAGCTCGCGGGCCAGGCGCTCGTCCAGACCCGGGTCACCCGGTCCACGGCGGACTCGGTCGGTCCGCTCCGCCTCCTCCTGGTCATCGACCAGTTCGAGGAGCTGTTCCTCCACCCGGAGATCTCCGAGGACGATCGGCGCGCCTTCGTGGCCGCGCTGGAGGCCTGCGTGACGGCGCGGCCCGGCGCGGATCCGCCCGTGGTCGCGGTCATCGGCCTGCGCAGCGACCAGAAGGGGCGCTGCGACGACTACCCCCTGCTCCGGGAGATGCTCCAGGAGGCCGAGTTCATCCTCCCGTCGTTGAGCCGGTCCGGCCTCCGCGTCGCGATCCGGGGCCCGGCGCAGGCCGCCGGGCTCCGGATCGGCGGCGGGCTCGTCGCGCACATCCTCGACGAGCTGGGCCCCGCCGGGGAGAGCGGCGGATCGACGGTGCTGCCGCTGCTGTCCCAGGCGATGCTGCGGACCTGGCACCACCGGCGCGACGGCGAGATCGACCTCAGGGCCTACGACCTCGCGGGCGGCGTGGGGGAGGCGGTCGAGCGGAGCGCGGAAGAGGCCTACGCCGAGCTGGACGAGGCCCATCGAGAGGCCGCCGAGCGCGTCTTCCGCAAGATCACCCGGATCACCGCCGCGGGCGCGGCCCCGCGCTGGGCGCCGCACAGCGTCCTGACCGACGTCGACCGCGCCGTGCTGCGGCCCTTCGCCGCCCGCCGCCTGGTCCTGCTGACCGGGTTCGGGGCGGGCCCCGCCCACCAGGTGCTCCTCGCGGCCTGGCCGAAGCTGGCGGGCTGGCTGGCCGCCGACGCCGCGGACTGGCGGCGGCACGCGGAACTCGCCGCCGACGCCCGGCGGTACGCGCCCGAGCGCCCCGACGCCTCCTTCCTCTACACCGGCACCCTCCTGCGGGAGGCGCTCGACGCCGTCGAGCGCTGGGACGGAGATCCGGGCCGCTATCCGGAGGCGGGAGCGCACGAACGCGTGTTCCTCCGCGACTCCGTCCGGGCCAGGGAGGCGGCGGCCGCGGCCGAGGCCGCGCGGCGGGAACGGGAGCGGCGCCGCCGCAGGATCCGCGGTGGTGTCTTCGGCGCGATGGCCGCGCTGCTGCTCGCGGCGGTCCTGGCCATCGTGCGGATCGGCGGCGACTCCGGCGAGGTGCGCGCCGCCGGGCTCTCCCGGCAGCTCGCCGCGCGGAGCGCCGAGACCGCGGATCCCGTGCTGTCGGCGCTGCTGGCCGCCGCCGCGTGGCGCACCGCGCCGACGGCCGAGGCGCGCTACGCCCTGCGCGAGATCCTGGCCGGGCCGCACCGCCGGACGCTCGAACGGCATCTGGGCGCGGTCACCTCGGTCGCGTACAGCCCCGATGGCCGCCA harbors:
- a CDS encoding WD40 repeat domain-containing protein, with translation MTHSDAQDPAPEEPGEPDARGRLGRRTAEAGAGIRRRAAPGLVFGMAAGAFATVLAPAGLVVTGFPDALVTVLASVGANVLTEVLMNAVRKLRPDATREEAEAEIQRSLDQAVGDETRAALLLRELADVPQQMHLVRTHLEEVVSERFSENSASLPVAFQDLKDTLEEIHALVLADRAPARHGESAAPARWTAEPPYRGLAMFHEGHAPLFFGRAAQTAALVRKLRGRLGGPGILAVTGASGVGKSSFLRAGLLHALADPGAVPGREREDAAEVGAAEMAAWPSVVMTPGESPLRALAQALAGAAAGNAVGFAEELAADPAHARQLAGQALVQTRVTRSTADSVGPLRLLLVIDQFEELFLHPEISEDDRRAFVAALEACVTARPGADPPVVAVIGLRSDQKGRCDDYPLLREMLQEAEFILPSLSRSGLRVAIRGPAQAAGLRIGGGLVAHILDELGPAGESGGSTVLPLLSQAMLRTWHHRRDGEIDLRAYDLAGGVGEAVERSAEEAYAELDEAHREAAERVFRKITRITAAGAAPRWAPHSVLTDVDRAVLRPFAARRLVLLTGFGAGPAHQVLLAAWPKLAGWLAADAADWRRHAELAADARRYAPERPDASFLYTGTLLREALDAVERWDGDPGRYPEAGAHERVFLRDSVRAREAAAAAEAARRERERRRRRIRGGVFGAMAALLLAAVLAIVRIGGDSGEVRAAGLSRQLAARSAETADPVLSALLAAAAWRTAPTAEARYALREILAGPHRRTLERHLGAVTSVAYSPDGRHLASAGTDSAVQLWDAGTYAKAGPALLGHEDAVTALAFADGGATLATAGARGLVQLWDVASRRRTATLATGAAPVVFSPDGRLLLAGDRIWDVAARRPSGERLGVPVRTGAFSPDGRTLATVEGEDRVRLWDTTARREIRAPLDGAHVAFSPDGSLFLAASAKGRVRLWRTSTWRALPDRTGCATGSSVLAAAFAPKGTVFALACADGSLAVRDASGRPVVAPIPVGARGLAFSRDGGSIATAGDDGKVRVWSASAPLHSVLQERSAPLGSDGVHLVTGAPGNGDWRLRSWHLPSGRTTALDGQQGWTRAIAFTADGARLATASDDTIRLWDPGSGKVLLTIDGAESVHDLRFSPDGRTLLAAEAVQGYRVRRWEVETGRLLSALVPKVDPAESIGSMGYLRLSPDGSRLAAIEGDDLLRVWNLARGRPVGRPSSAGDGRIEALAFSPDGRRIATGGSDRAVRLWDADGRALGRPLTGHTDDIRTVAFSADGHTVASGGRDGTVRLWDTGVYRPVGEPLTGAENFVSDLVFPKGTGLVAAATDYGTLRVWRTGEPADLVAAVCATAGRALTRAEWTRHGGGEDFQPGCPAGAVFPALPEPPAPSPLSTAAPGEPKAVPATAAQFAPRYLLALDGPATKAAFRPEAPDATYPLQRDLDQKAGIYQADRPVTLAPSCPGADCALALSGFALDPAALTFTPDGPGVFRARAGNRSWTLRATGVTTSVTTFTVTYEITDPSGAYSGSMVFHAVPAA